From Strongyloides ratti genome assembly S_ratti_ED321, scaffold srae_scaffold0000001, one genomic window encodes:
- a CDS encoding RNA polymerase II, Rpb4 family and HRDC-like domain-containing protein: MTSKEIPLTYFEVIKKLTDAQTLLLNDAEQNPAKRQLTVLDKTLSYLKDTPAVNQNSKSCMEMLSALSSYNLTNTEKMSK; encoded by the exons aTGACTTCTAAAGAAATTCCACTAACATATTTTGAAGTAATTAAGAAGTTAACAGATGCACAAACATTGCTTCTTAATGATGCTGAACAAAATCCAGCAAAACGTCAATTAACAGTTTTGGATAAAACTTTATCTTATCTCAAAGATACACCTGCTGTAAATCAGAATTCTAAATCGTGTATGGAAATGTTATCAGCTCTTAGttcatataatttaacaaatacaGAAAAG ATGTCCAAGTAA
- a CDS encoding Nucleoredoxin-like protein 2, whose translation MNSCLKSLFFTVPLKTLVLNQGKRNLNHFRYGSNVAQLFKSTALIKPDGTSEEGSKLLKDKVTAIYFSASWCGPCKQFTPHLKKFYDTVNKNEKKMEVIFVSLDKSKNSMEKYYNENMGTWLRTEYDSELTNALAEECNVTTIPSLKVVKNNGDILNIQAREDIMMHGKEDCEGLLQKWKKIAA comes from the exons atgaatagcTGTTTGAAGAGTTTGTTTTTTACAGTTCCATTAAAAACTCTTGTCCTAAATCAAGGAAAAAGAAACCTAAATCATT ttaGATATGGAAGCAATGTGGCACAGTTGTTCAAATCAACTGCATTAATAAAACCAGATGGAACAAGTGAAGAAGGaagtaaattattaaaagataaagttACGGCTATTTACTTTTCTGCTTCATGGTGTGGACCATGTAAACAATTTACTCCTCATCTAaag aaaTTCTATGATacagtaaataaaaatgaaaaaaagatggaagttatttttgttagtttagataaaagtaaaaatagtatggaaaaatattataatgaaaacATGGGAACTTGGTTGAGAACAGAATATGATTCAGAATTAACTAATGCATTGGCAGAGGAATGTAATGTTACTACAATACCATCACTAAAAGTTGTCAAAAATAATGGTGATATTCTTAATATTCAGGCTAGAGAAGATATTATGATGCATGGTAAGGAAGACTGTGAAGGACTTTTacaaaaatggaaaaaaattgcagcttaa
- a CDS encoding Nucleoredoxin-like protein 2: MNVTRKVLKLSDVLQKQSILKNIQVRNGSFVSQLITDAKLLRGDGTKGKASELLKDKVVGLYVSAGWCPSCRVYTSKLKKFYEEINKEKHQFEIIFISGDKTSEDMVEYFQEKMGKWLMMEHDLSNSTTVKNECNIKSIPAFVIIDKKGDVVVSDGRNQVNGRGKIEPFVLFEEWKKIAI; the protein is encoded by the exons ATGAACGTTACtagaaaagttttaaaattgtcAGATGTTCTTCAAAAACAAtctattttgaaaaatattcaag ttcgCAATGGTAGTTTTGTATCACAATTGATAACGGATGCCAAGTTACTTAGAGGAGACGGAACTAAAGGAAAAGCTtctgaattattaaaagataaagttGTTGGTTTGTATGTTTCTGCTGGTTGGTGTCCTAGCTGTAGAGTATATACATCAAAATTGAAA aaattttatgaagaaataaataagGAAAAACATCAgtttgaaattatttttatatctggAGATAAAACATCTGAAGATATGGTTGAGTATTTTCAAGAAAAAATGGGTAAATGGTTAATGATGGAACATGACTTATCCAATTCAACAACTGTTAAAAACGaatgtaatattaaatcAATTCCAGCATTTGTTATCATAGATAAAAAAGGAGATGTTGTTGTTAGTGATGGAAGAAACCAAGTTAATGGACGTGGTAAAATTGAAccatttgttttatttgaGGAGTGGAAAAAAATTGctatttaa
- a CDS encoding Acyl-CoA N-acyltransferase domain-containing protein, with amino-acid sequence MIENTVLEYGFRNTSKNDINELTDFLAKEFLQTEPMNYGLKMSKESKEPKLKKLLSNDFLINNSFVAFSKKDGKIIGVRLIDLIKRNDKQKDNVNNEEVSEGQKLINNILNSVKKDLWNLLSDNINVLIRTEISCVSKDWFRKGIASKLENEGNNIIKNKFPEVQGVVAEASSVANQTLLRNKGYISLKQSFYCDYGMPIGYEGSDHIELMVKLF; translated from the exons ATGATTGAAAACACGGTTTTAGAATACGGATTTCGAAatacttctaaaaatgatataaatgaATTAACTGATTTTTTAGCAAAAGAGTTTCTTCAAACAGAACCAATGAATTATGGTCTTAAAATGTCAAAAGAGTCAAAAGAAccaaagttaaaaaaattgttatccAATGATTTTCTAATCAACAATTCTTTTGTCgctttttctaaaaaagaCGGTAAAATAATTGGTGTTAGATTAATCgatttaattaaaagaaatgataaacaaaaagataatgttaataatgaAGAGGTTTCAGAAGGACagaaattaataaacaatatattaaattctGTCAAAAAAGATTTATGGAATTTACTTTCTGACAATATTAATGTATTAATAAGAACTGAAATTTCATGTGTCTCCAAAGATTGGTTCAGAAAAGGAATTGCTAGtaaattagaaaatgaaggaaataatattataaaaaacaaa tttccAGAAGTTCAAGGAGTTGTTGCTGAAGCTTCAAGTGTAGCAAATCAAACACTCTTAAGAAATAAAGGATACATAAGTTTAAAACAATCATTTTACTGTGATTATGGAATGCCAATAGGCTATGAAGGATCTGATCACATTGAACTAATGGTAaagttgttttaa
- a CDS encoding Porin, eukaryotic type family and Porin domain and Eukaryotic porin/Tom40 family-containing protein has translation MVPPSYADLGKAARDLFNKGHYVGNLKVDITNKSGYDKEYESKICASHDLTSETLVGNFDWKWKLPEQKITFTEKITSKNTLTSVVEIVDLLAKGSKVTLEGGFNLKNNSRSANMKTEFAKPNFKFNSNVSLLGNPVLDASAVYDLQNTLVGVQTIFDLGNSQVKSTNVTLSKVTPDFALTAFFNNGSVAGASIFQKASPTLDLGVQVSYKFGEGNTTYGLAAKYDVASDLTLKGKVNNASDVVLSATQRLSKELAVTGSTQFSLLSSKNGENKLGFGIEYSI, from the exons atggtCCCACCATCATATGCTGATCTTGGAAAGGCTGCTAGAGATCTTTTTAACAAAGGACATT atgtCGGAAACCTTAAAGTTGATATAACTAATAAGTCTGGATATGATAAAGAGTATGAATCTAAAATTTGTGCTTCTCACGATCTTACATCTGAAACTTTGGTAGGAAACTTTGACTGGAAATGGAAACTTCCAGAACAAAAGATTACTTTTACTGAAAAAATTACTTCTAAAAACACATTAACAAGTGTTGTTGAGATTGTTGATTTACTTGCTAAAGGATCCAAGGTTACTTTAGAAGGTGGTTTCAATTTAAAGAATAACTCACGTAGTGCTAACATGAAGACCGAATTTGCTAAACCAAATTTCAAATTTAACTCAAATGTTTCTCTTCTTGGAAATCCAGTTCTTGACGCATCTGCTGTCTATGATTTACAAAATACTCTTGTTGGTGTTCAAACTATTTTTGATCTTGGAAATAGCCAAGTAAAATCTACTAATGTTACTCTTTCTAAAGTTACTCCAGATTTTGCTTTAACTGCTTTCTTTAATAATGGAAGTGTTGCTGGAGCTTCTATTTTCCAAAAAGCTTCACCAACACTTGATTTAGGAGTTCAAGTCAGTTATAAATTTGGAGAAGGAAATACCACTTATGGACTTGCTGCTAAATATGATGTTGCTTCAGATCTTACATTGAAAGGAAAAGTCAACAATGCTTCCGATGTTGTTCTTTCTGCTACTCAAAGACTTAGCAAGGAACTTGCTGTTACCGGTTCTACTCAATTTTCTCTTCTTTCTTCTAAGAATGGAGAAAACAAACTTGGTTTTGGAATTGAATACAGTATCTAA
- a CDS encoding Rac GTPase-activating protein 1, translating to MDTVETLRFFVTLSSTDNTIEGINYLIDELSNAHKLLVKQNEDKISLHDFIYKLKEENEILKDENKKLKDKIDEIERSNIMLGKLVNNSNNGENEVLKNENKKLKEKIKQLEISNKICDKINFKENDMIDVEGTQSLKRSTSIASIMITKIAPEIPVTPHCFEIITNLISESCDVCKKSITFVKTKLRCSGCLVIVHEKCLYQVENDPCFMRKKKDCKENESKNERHRISYFCPEITDDFNGYCVPHIIQNCIHYLNENCLINSADLYNKSKVTSQEKSTSKELLKSFHQRRLPNLSRYSPKCIAYTVLLFLSELSETLIPPSSYKEFIYFITKDDLLKAIKDLPLPNRHSLTLLILHWKKYIKRSLSPISTRDELTRELWQILLSSGRSSITNGIINEEVLGKKVVKSLLTDITSESLIKILKEKGDDQKIFTPILRIQTKEKKIPRLSLVKRQISTTPRQSEKYETPKSFRDRKSLLRKSPWR from the exons ATGGATACAGTAGAGACGTTAAGGTTTTTTGTTACATTATCATCTACTGATAATACTATTGAAggtattaattatttaattgatgAACTTTCAAATGCTCATAAGCTTCTAGTAAAAcaaaatgaagataaaat atCTTTACatgattttatatataaattaaaagaggaaaatgaaatattaaaagatgagaataaaaaacttaaagataaaatagaTGAAATTGAAAGAAGTAACATAATGTTAGGAAAATTAgttaataatagtaataatggTGAAAAtgaagtattaaaaaatgagaataaaaaattaaaagaaaaaataaaacaacttgaaataagtaataaaatatgtgataaaataaatttcaaagAAAATGATATGATAGATGTAGAGGGAACACAATCATTAAAAAGGTCAACATCTATAGCTAGCATTATGATTACAAAGATTGCTCCAGAAATACCTGTAACTCCTCATTGTTTtgaaattataacaaatttaatttctGAATCTTGTGATGtatgtaaaaaaagtattacatttgtcaaaacaaaattaagATGTTCTGGATGTTTAGTTATTGTTCATGAAAAATGTCTTTATCAGGTTGAAAATGATCCTTGTTttatgagaaaaaaaaaagattgcAAAGAAAATGAGAGTAAAAATGAAAGACATCGaatttcatatttttgtCCAGAAATTACAGATGATTTCAATGGATATTGTGTACCAcatattatacaaaattgtatacattatttaaatgaaaattgtCTTATTAATTCAGctgatttatataataaatcaaaagTTACTTCACAAGAAAAAAGTACatcaaaagaattattaaaatcatttcaTCAACGTAGGCTACCAAATTTATCAAGATATTCTCCAAAATGTATAGCATATACagttcttttatttttatctgaATTAAGTGAAACACTTATTCCACCATCAAGttataaagaatttatttattttataacaaaagatGATCTTTTAAAAGCAATTAAAGATTTACCTTTACCAAATAGGCATTCACTAACACTTCTTATATTACAttggaaaaaatatattaaaagaagttTATCACCAATAAGTACAAGAGATGAATTAACAAGAGAGTTATGgcaaatattattaagttCTGGTAGATCATCAATTACAAATGGaataataaatgaagaaGTTCTTGGAAAAAAAGTTGTAAAAAGTTTGCTAACAGATATAACATCAGaaagtttaattaaaattttgaaagaaaaaggtgatgatcaaaaaatttttacaccAATTCTTAGAATACAAAcgaaagaaaagaaaattcCAAGATTAAGTTTAGTTAAAAGACAAATTTCAACTACTCCAAGACAATCAGAAAAATATGAAACACCTAAATCATTTAGAGAtagaaaaagtttattaagaaaaagtCCTTGGAGATAA
- a CDS encoding Epidermal retinol dehydrogenase 2, with protein MKFHAIDVNKNLNQNNNTTLKVNKKGCESLINQILLTIRFFFIYIFLFLTKDIPRFFFIQKKDIHDQIVLITGGAMGIGKSLAKKMAINEKCKVIILDINEKEGLKTQKEITTCGGKTYFYKCNVTNSEDLSVIKKDILKNPDLGRIDILICNAAILKIGELKDLTENDYKLNNDVNILGYILTTKIFIKEMMEINKGQIVFIGSICSFYGDYCGTAYCTAKFAIRGFLESLRVELLEGGYDNIITTIIHPYFVKTSLVTDQIKDPYSTFFDVVSVEECVEKTIDGILKERVEVFIPGRLSILCYHLKCLQTVSVFKEAIKFFNFKHDPL; from the exons atgaaatttcaTGCTATTGAtgtcaataaaaatttaaatcaaa ataataatacaacattaaaagttaataaaaaggGTTGTGAATCATTgataaatcaaattttattaacaataagatttttttttatttatatttttttatttttaacaaaggATATAccaagatttttttttattcaaaaaaaagatattcaTGATCAG atTGTTCTTATAACTGGTGGTGCAATGGGAATTGGAAAAAGTTTAGCTAAAAAAATGgcaattaatgaaaaatgtaaagtaataatattagatattaatgaaaaagaagGATTGAAAACACAGAAAGAAATTACAACATGTGGAGGTAAAACATACTTCTACAAATGTAATGTAACAAATAGTGAAGATTTAagtgtaataaaaaaagatattttaaaaaacccTGATTTAGGAAGaatagatattttaatatgtaatgctgcaattttaaaaattggaGAATTAAAAGATCTTACagaaaatgattataaattaaataatgatgtaaatattttaggaTACATATtaacaacaaaaatatttataaaagaaatgatGGAAATAAATAAGGGTCAGATAGTTTTTATCGGTTCAATATGTTCTTTTTATGGAGATTATTGTGGGACCGCATATTGTACAGCAAAATTTGCTATTCGTGGATTTTTAGAATCTCTAAGAGTTGAATTATTAGAAGGTGGATAcgataatattattacaacaATTATTCATccatattttgttaaaacatCACTTGTTACAGATCAAATTAAAGATCCTTATAGCAC attttttGATGTTGTTTCTGTAGAAGAATGTGTTGAAAAAACAATAGATggaatattaaaagaaagagTTGAAGTATTTATTCCTGGAcgtttatcaatattatgttatcatttaaaatgcCTTCAAACAGTTAGTGTTTTTAAAGAAGCTATTAAATTCTTTAACTTTAAGCACGACccactttaa
- a CDS encoding F-box domain and K Homology domain and K Homology domain, type 1-containing protein, which produces MVNEFSSTYANQQIFDVHYIYIPNHCCGLIIGKKGQTIKRLEAISGAKLTFKSKEANFTHTPLKIFGSMAAIHNAREYINEILLANNERYSLPQQLLNVNSSFLYGYSLNYDNVLNNSDAFTFSDVNLKNISHKHLFRDDLSYLQYKNSNINHLERLFGRYTCIGETDGINEIFNNLPNEIWCKIFSNITYNKNNSIELLRLRLVSKRWNNIIDNLCIRGQYKVVKKLIKIQFLCYYGDSAEDWIVNLSKSERDSGINCKIKDLQKYIRFLNFEGKLLFCESGSMNEYIFDCLLQYRKFIKPRTVTFTGGLLNINKKGMLAFLGMMPSIEKLHFQWCEPQNNFFDDSFLIVCPNVKGFLIQQTTRSLRNQPRINFTMGGLTQAISLKTDYIFIPFVRNFRQETVQRMMEKYFRLCDGNRQKYMAMISVGHIKRPQINAALDNLGWITREDNSTLAYQIPRPNLIKKDLPLFFHSVDCTGTLIITTYNNGDKFGRYGAPILHFNNRTEFTVNEKSMIWNVHNDL; this is translated from the exons atggTTAATGAATTTAGTTCTACATATGCTAATCAACAAATTTTTGATGTtcattacatttatattCCAAATCATTGCTGTGGTCTAATTATTGGAAAAAAAGGCCAAACTATAAAACGACTAGAg gCTATATCTGGTgcaaaattaacatttaaaagtaaagaaGCAAACTTTACACATACACCATTGAAAATTTTTGGTTCCATGGCCGCAATACATAATGCTCgtgaatatataaatgaaatactTCTTGCAAATAATGAAAGGTACTCATTGCCACAACaacttttaaatgttaattcaTCTTTTCTTTATGGTTATTCATTAAACTATGATAATGTACTTAATAATAGTGATGCTTTTACATTTTCTGAtgtaaatttgaaaaatatttcacaTAAACATCTTTTTAGAGATGATTTGTcttatttacaatataaaaatagtaatattaatcatttaGAAAGACTTTTTGGAAGGTACACTTGTATAGGTGAAACTGATGgaattaatgaaatttttaataatctacCAAATGAAATATggtgtaaaatttttagtaatattacttataataaaaataattctattgAATTGTTAAGACTTCGTCTTGTATCTAAAAGATggaataatattattgataatttatgTATTAGAGGTCAATATAAAGTggtgaaaaaattaattaaaattcaaTTTCTCTGCTATTATGGAGATAGTGCTGAGGATTGGATTGTAAATCTTTCAAAAAGTGAACGTGATTCAGGTATCAATTGTAAAATCAAAGACTTACAAAAGTACATTAGATTTTTGAACTTTGAAGGGAAATTACTTTTTTGTGAAAGTGGTTCAATGAATGAGTATATTTTTGATTGCCTTCTTcaatatagaaaatttattaagcCAAGAACAGTGACGTTTACTGGTGGATTGTTaaatatcaacaaaaaaGGAATGCTTGCTTTTTTAGGAATGATGCCAAGTATagaaaaattacattttcaATGGTGCGAACcacaaaacaatttttttgatgATAGCTTTCTTATAGTATGTCCTAATGTTAAGGGTTTTTTAATTCAACAAACAACTAGAAGTCTCCGTAATCAACCGagaattaattttactatGGGTGGATTAACACAAgctatttcattaaaaactGACTATATCTTTATTCCGTTTGTCCGAAATTTTAGACAAGAAACAGTTCAAAGAATGatggaaaaatattttagactTTGTGATGGTAATAGGCAAAAATATATGGCAATGATTTCTGTGGGACATATTAAAAGGCCACAAATCAATGCAGCTCTTGATAACCTTGGATGGATTACAAGAGAAGATAACTCAACACTTGCTTACCAAATTCCAAGACCAAATTTGATTAAGAAAGATTTACCATTATTCTTTCATTCAGTTGATTGTACTGGAACATTAATTATTACTACTTACAATAATGGAGATAAATTTGGTAGATATGGAGCACCGATACTTCATTTTAACAATAGAACAGAATTTACTGTTAATGAAAAATCCATGATTTGGAATGTACATAATgatctttaa
- a CDS encoding 60S ribosomal protein L35, with amino-acid sequence MSDSIIRASELRTKKKDELMKSLVEQKATLASLRVSQVTGGAASKLSKIRVVRKNIARILTILSQTERQELRKYYKGKKFLPTELRAKKTRAMRKGLTKHEQNLKSAKQLAKLRAFPKRVFALKA; translated from the exons ATGTCTGATTCTATTATTCGTGCTAGTGAACTTCGCACTAAAAAGAAGGATGAGCTCATGAAGAGTCTTGTTGAACAAAAAGCTACTCTTGCTTCTCTTAGA GTTTCTCAAGTTACTGGAGGTGCCGCTTCAAAGCTTTCTAAAATTCGTGTTGTCCGTAAAAACATTGCCCGTATCTTGACAATCCTCAGTCAAACAGAAAGACAAGAATTGAGAAAATACTATAAG gGAAAGAAATTCCTTCCAACTGAGCTTCGTGCCAAGAAGACCCGTGCTATGCGTAAGGGACTTACAAAACACGAACAAAACTTGAAATCAGCTAAACAATTGGCTAAGCTTCGTGCTTTCCCAAAACGCGTTTTTGCCCTTAAAGCTTAA
- a CDS encoding G protein-coupled receptor, rhodopsin-like family and GPCR, rhodopsin-like, 7TM domain-containing protein → MTVTMLIMGAIYCIVFIIGFIGNLWVIIILSKIIYKNKKSMSQMFRNIASYILTLSIVDLMVLSMIPLLLGQMFCDSWPFGYFGCKLFWAVENINKILSIGILTIMSFERLMAVYRPFNKSVCLKSNFFVIISILTIFSILLNIPIIYYADILEHEMINDNSTIIKIKICRSELPDNIMPYFITYMFTFCYILPAICITYCYIFLIKFIKRRPNNGSISMTASYIKKVTRSILKVSFFHLCCWGPFWIMLLIPVLNKINLIPDINYNYLIICKCITSFLPYINSMGNWYFYAVMNREIRNSTYGIIKRKDIVKIKELGSTVMHKISLRSINNVYN, encoded by the exons atGACTGTTACTATGTTAATTATGGGTGCCATTTATtgtattgtttttataattggATTTATTGGTAACCTTTGggttattattatattatcaaaaataatttataaaaataaaaaatcaatgAGCCAAATGTTTCGAAATATAGCatcttatattttaactttatctATTGTTGATCTCATGGTTCTTTCAATGATTCCATTACTTTTGGGTCAGATGTTTTGTGATTCCTGGCCATTTGGATATTTTGGATGCAAATTATTTTGGGCtgtagaaaatattaataaaattttatctattgGAATATTAACAATTATGTCTTTTGAAAGACTAATGGCTGTTTATAGACCATTTAATAAGTCAGTCTGCCTtaaatctaatttttttgtaataataagcatattgacaattttttcaatacttttaaatattccaataatttattatgcTGATATTCTGGAACATGAAatgataaatgataatagtactattataaaaatcaaaatttgtCGTTCTGAACTTCCAGACAATATAATGccatattttataacatatatGTTTACATTTTGTTATATTCTTCCAGCTATCTGTATAAcatattgttatatatttttaatcaaatttattaaaagaagacCTAATAATG gAAGTATAAGTATGACAGcatcatatataaaaaaagtaacaaGATCTATCTTAAAAGTttcattttttcatttatgtTGTTGGGGACCATTTTGGATAATGTTACTTATTCCAGttcttaataaaattaatcttataccagatataaattataattatcttattatttgtaaatgtATTACATCTTTTTTACCATATATTAATTCAATGGGTAACTGGTACTTTTATGCTGTTATGAATCGTGAAATAAGAAATAGTACCTatggtataataaaaaggaaAGATATTgtcaaaataaaagaattaggAAGCACAGTGATGCATAAAATATCTCTTAGATCTATAAACAatgtatataattaa